The Roseovarius sp. EL26 genome has a window encoding:
- the trkA gene encoding Trk system potassium transporter TrkA, producing the protein MKVIICGAGQVGWQIARHLSGEKNDVTVVDNNPDLVKRATDTLDVKGLAGFASYPDVLERAGARDADMIIAATHSDEVNMVTCQVAHSAFAINRKIARLRSQSYLEAIYSDIYRRDHMPIDVVISPELEVAEAVLQRLAAPAAFDTETFMQGRGQLMGLRLEDDCPVLNTPLRQLNDLFSTLRVIVMGIRRKGKLFVPGAGDQLFADDDCYFFAPTEDIPRTLEVFGKSQRNQERLVIVGGGNIGLAVAQALETRATRTRAKVIERSRKCAERAADALERTIVLNGDGLDATLLHEAGIDRADAILAVTDDDKTNMLAAVRAKAEGCAYSIALINDPTLQPLMAPLGIDAYINPRATTVSSILQHIRHGRVKAVYSIGDAEAEVIEAEVLSTSSIAGAQIRDIDFPEGVLIGGVKKGNEVLKPTGSLRIDSGDVIVLFSLSSDVPAVEQLLQVSIDFF; encoded by the coding sequence ATGAAGGTCATCATCTGTGGCGCAGGTCAGGTTGGATGGCAGATTGCCCGACATCTGTCGGGTGAGAAAAATGATGTTACCGTAGTCGATAACAATCCTGACCTTGTGAAACGCGCAACTGATACGCTGGATGTCAAAGGCTTGGCCGGATTTGCCAGCTATCCCGATGTGTTAGAACGGGCAGGGGCCCGAGATGCGGATATGATCATCGCGGCGACCCACTCGGATGAGGTCAATATGGTGACCTGTCAGGTGGCGCACTCTGCGTTTGCGATCAACCGTAAAATTGCCCGCCTGCGCAGCCAATCATATCTAGAAGCTATCTATTCCGATATTTACCGGCGTGACCATATGCCGATTGATGTGGTGATCAGCCCTGAACTGGAAGTGGCCGAGGCCGTATTACAACGACTGGCAGCCCCGGCAGCTTTTGACACTGAAACATTTATGCAGGGACGCGGCCAGTTGATGGGCTTGCGGCTTGAGGATGACTGTCCGGTCCTGAATACGCCATTGCGGCAGTTAAACGATCTGTTTTCAACGCTACGTGTGATCGTTATGGGTATTCGGCGTAAGGGTAAGCTGTTCGTGCCTGGCGCAGGTGATCAGCTGTTTGCGGATGATGATTGCTATTTCTTTGCCCCAACCGAGGATATCCCTCGCACGCTGGAGGTTTTCGGGAAATCACAACGGAATCAAGAACGCCTGGTGATTGTCGGGGGCGGAAACATTGGCCTAGCCGTGGCTCAGGCATTGGAAACCCGCGCTACACGTACACGTGCCAAAGTGATCGAACGCTCGCGTAAATGCGCCGAACGGGCGGCTGATGCGTTGGAGCGTACAATCGTTCTGAACGGTGACGGTTTGGATGCGACATTGTTACATGAGGCCGGGATAGACCGAGCTGATGCCATTCTGGCGGTTACCGATGATGATAAAACCAACATGCTGGCTGCTGTAAGGGCCAAGGCCGAAGGTTGCGCCTATTCCATCGCCTTAATCAATGATCCCACGTTGCAGCCGCTGATGGCTCCGCTTGGGATTGATGCCTACATCAACCCACGGGCAACGACCGTGAGCTCAATTTTGCAACACATCCGGCATGGTCGAGTTAAGGCGGTCTACTCGATCGGCGATGCTGAGGCGGAAGTGATCGAAGCTGAGGTTCTTTCAACATCCAGTATAGCAGGAGCTCAGATACGCGATATCGATTTCCCCGAGGGGGTTTTGATTGGGGGTGTTAAAAAGGGCAACGAAGTCCTTAAACCCACGGGCAGTCTGCGCATTGATTCCGGTGATGTGATTGTTCTGTTTTCCCTGTCCTCGGACGTACCTGCAGTTGAACAATTGCTTCAGGTTTCGATCGACTTCTTCTGA
- a CDS encoding potassium transporter TrkG — protein MMTRLLRYPLFLILSAMSALAMLVPAIHALAQDDHSMARAFFYSSLLGLVLVFVIGLTLSAAPKRRDRDLQNLWALFMAYTVLPLYLALPFYEGLQTTSYLNAYFEMVSSFTTTGATLFDVPGRLESSLHLWRGLVGWLGGLLIWVSASAVLAPLNLGGFEVTATAEPGQSGTRTNQFQRADTARRIYESTRLLAPVYIGLTLALWLFLLISGDVPFLALMHAMATLSTSGITAVEGMTQTGSGFAGEVLIFLFMMFALSRLTFSSDTVTTARPGLHNDPEFRVGIFVIIGLPVILVIRHWFGAIEVSEETNIGLMLQTLWGGMFTTLSFLSTTGFESAYWDAAREWSGLGTPGMILMGLALIGGGVATTAGGVKLLRVYALYLHCQREMERLVHPSSVGRSRAISRRIRRQGAFIAWLFFMLFAMSLAVITILLTMLGQEFEQALLMAISTLSTTGPLIQIAGDQSVELLQVAPASKLVMCVAMVIGRLETLAIIALCNPTLWRD, from the coding sequence ATGATGACGCGCCTGCTCAGATATCCACTATTTCTGATCCTATCGGCTATGTCAGCCCTTGCCATGCTGGTGCCTGCCATTCATGCGCTGGCTCAGGATGATCACAGCATGGCGCGGGCCTTTTTCTATTCCTCTTTGTTGGGGCTTGTACTGGTTTTTGTCATTGGGCTAACGCTTTCTGCTGCCCCTAAACGCCGTGACCGTGATTTACAGAATCTGTGGGCATTGTTCATGGCCTATACGGTGTTGCCACTCTATCTGGCGTTGCCATTTTATGAAGGGCTGCAAACCACTAGCTATCTAAATGCCTATTTTGAGATGGTATCGAGTTTTACCACAACCGGTGCGACACTGTTCGACGTACCCGGACGGTTAGAAAGCAGCCTGCATTTGTGGCGTGGCCTGGTGGGTTGGCTGGGAGGCCTGTTGATCTGGGTGTCGGCCTCGGCTGTTCTGGCGCCTCTGAATCTGGGCGGTTTCGAAGTCACCGCGACAGCAGAGCCGGGTCAAAGCGGCACCCGGACAAATCAATTTCAGCGCGCTGATACAGCACGGCGAATCTACGAATCTACCCGGCTTTTGGCCCCTGTTTACATCGGCCTGACGCTGGCACTTTGGCTGTTTTTACTGATCAGTGGCGATGTGCCGTTTCTGGCATTGATGCATGCCATGGCCACACTGTCGACCAGTGGTATCACTGCAGTCGAGGGGATGACGCAAACCGGATCAGGATTTGCTGGAGAGGTCTTGATCTTTCTGTTCATGATGTTTGCCCTGTCTCGGTTAACCTTCTCATCCGACACAGTGACCACAGCACGCCCCGGATTGCATAATGATCCGGAATTTCGGGTTGGGATATTCGTGATCATTGGGTTGCCGGTCATTTTGGTGATCCGACACTGGTTCGGTGCCATCGAAGTATCAGAAGAAACCAACATTGGCCTTATGTTGCAAACACTGTGGGGTGGGATGTTTACGACCCTTTCGTTCCTGTCGACCACTGGATTTGAAAGCGCCTATTGGGATGCGGCACGTGAATGGTCGGGCTTGGGAACGCCGGGTATGATATTGATGGGTCTTGCCTTGATCGGTGGCGGAGTGGCCACCACTGCCGGAGGAGTAAAACTGTTGCGGGTCTATGCGCTTTATCTGCATTGCCAACGCGAGATGGAACGGCTGGTGCATCCATCCTCAGTGGGGCGTTCGCGCGCCATCAGCCGCCGGATCAGACGGCAGGGTGCATTTATTGCCTGGCTGTTTTTCATGCTGTTTGCCATGTCGCTTGCCGTGATCACAATTTTATTGACCATGCTTGGACAAGAGTTCGAACAAGCTCTGCTCATGGCAATTTCAACCCTATCGACCACCGGACCATTGATACAGATTGCCGGTGATCAATCCGTAGAACTTTTGCAGGTCGCACCAGCCTCCAAGCTGGTGATGTGTGTTGCGATGGTCATTGGGCGATTGGAAACCCTGGCAATTATTGCCTTGTGTAATCCCACGCTTTGGCGCGACTGA
- the hfq gene encoding RNA chaperone Hfq codes for MATDRQNLQDAFLNQIRKTKIPVTVFLINGVKLQGVITWFDNFCILLRRDGQSQLVYKHAVSTIMPSQPVNLYDGDDAS; via the coding sequence ATGGCGACGGACAGACAAAATCTTCAAGATGCATTTTTAAATCAGATTAGAAAAACCAAAATTCCGGTCACGGTCTTTTTGATTAATGGCGTTAAATTACAGGGAGTGATCACCTGGTTCGATAACTTTTGCATTCTGCTGCGCCGCGATGGACAGTCACAGCTGGTGTATAAACACGCTGTGTCGACGATTATGCCGTCGCAACCCGTTAACCTGTATGATGGTGACGACGCGTCTTGA
- the hflX gene encoding GTPase HflX, protein MDHDDARTRAWVVHPDIPSSSSRREPKFSLAEAKSLALALPGIDVLGGDVVRLPRPHPGTLFGKGKIEELKALIEGREVDLLLIDGPVSPVQQRNLEKALGLKLLDRTGLILEIFSDRAATREGVLQVEMAALSYQRTRLVRAWTHLERQRGGLGFVGGPGETQIEADRRAIDDQLVRLRRQLEKVVKTRALHRAARAKVPFPIVAFVGYTNAGKSTLFNRLTGADVMVKDMLFATLDPTMRKIELGDNGPEVILSDTVGFISDLPTELVAAFRATLEEVLAADLVCHIRDISHPETENQAEDVRNILEGLGVTDETPQIEVWNKIDQVSAEDRDTLENQAGRVEHTHIVSAASGEGIKNLIDAISEGLAGHTRTEEMLLSYNDGRKRAWLFDKGLVQSEDQGEDGFLITVRWNAHQAALFDSL, encoded by the coding sequence ATGGACCATGATGATGCGCGAACCCGCGCATGGGTCGTGCACCCAGATATCCCCTCATCTTCGAGCCGGCGAGAACCTAAGTTTTCTCTGGCCGAAGCGAAGTCCTTGGCATTAGCCTTGCCCGGCATTGACGTGTTGGGTGGCGATGTTGTGCGCTTGCCTAGGCCGCATCCAGGGACCTTGTTCGGCAAAGGGAAGATCGAAGAACTCAAGGCCTTGATCGAGGGGAGAGAGGTGGATTTGCTGTTGATTGATGGGCCGGTTTCGCCTGTTCAGCAGCGTAACCTTGAAAAGGCGCTTGGTCTAAAACTGCTGGATCGGACAGGGTTAATTCTTGAGATTTTCAGCGACCGAGCGGCTACCCGAGAGGGCGTGCTGCAGGTCGAAATGGCAGCGCTTAGTTACCAACGCACGCGGCTTGTACGTGCTTGGACCCACCTTGAACGGCAACGCGGTGGGCTTGGCTTTGTCGGCGGACCGGGGGAAACCCAGATCGAAGCTGATCGCCGTGCCATTGATGACCAACTGGTGCGGCTACGCAGGCAGTTGGAAAAGGTGGTAAAAACCCGCGCTCTCCACCGTGCTGCAAGGGCGAAAGTGCCGTTTCCAATTGTTGCGTTCGTTGGGTATACTAACGCTGGAAAGTCAACGCTTTTCAACCGGTTGACGGGTGCTGACGTGATGGTGAAAGACATGCTTTTTGCCACGCTTGATCCGACTATGCGCAAGATAGAGCTAGGAGACAACGGGCCTGAGGTAATCTTGTCCGATACGGTTGGCTTTATCAGTGACCTGCCAACCGAACTTGTCGCCGCGTTCCGTGCAACGCTTGAGGAAGTTTTAGCTGCAGACCTCGTCTGTCATATTCGCGATATCTCACATCCTGAAACCGAAAATCAGGCGGAAGATGTGCGTAACATTCTCGAAGGGCTTGGCGTCACAGACGAAACACCACAAATTGAGGTTTGGAACAAAATTGATCAAGTCTCTGCAGAAGATCGCGACACGTTGGAAAATCAGGCGGGGCGGGTAGAACATACTCATATCGTGTCGGCTGCGTCAGGTGAGGGTATTAAAAACCTGATTGACGCGATTTCAGAAGGGTTGGCTGGCCATACCCGTACTGAAGAGATGCTTTTGAGTTATAATGATGGGCGCAAGCGCGCGTGGTTATTTGATAAAGGTCTGGTTCAGTCTGAAGATCAAGGCGAGGATGGATTTTTGATAACGGTACGCTGGAACGCGCATCAGGCAGCTTTATTTGACTCTCTGTGA
- a CDS encoding nuclear transport factor 2 family protein, with product MSRPPLPPFTKETAIQKIRAAEDGWNSRDPVKVALAYTVDTRWRNRDVFVNGRDEVEAFLSGKWEKERGYRLIKELWTHDGNRIAVRYAYEWHNAKGQWFRSYGNENWEFDDDGLMANRYACINDLEITEDERKFHWPQGRRPDDHPGLSELGL from the coding sequence ATGTCTCGTCCACCTCTACCTCCCTTTACTAAAGAAACGGCCATTCAAAAAATTCGAGCAGCCGAAGACGGTTGGAATAGCCGGGATCCTGTCAAGGTCGCGCTTGCCTATACTGTTGATACCCGTTGGCGCAATCGCGATGTGTTCGTTAATGGCCGCGACGAGGTGGAGGCCTTTTTATCCGGAAAATGGGAAAAAGAACGGGGATATCGCCTGATCAAGGAGCTTTGGACACATGATGGCAACCGCATTGCTGTTCGGTACGCTTATGAATGGCACAATGCAAAAGGGCAGTGGTTTCGCTCATACGGCAACGAAAACTGGGAGTTCGATGATGATGGGCTGATGGCCAACCGTTATGCCTGTATCAATGATCTCGAAATCACTGAAGATGAGCGAAAGTTTCACTGGCCTCAAGGCCGCCGCCCCGACGATCACCCGGGCCTAAGCGAGCTTGGATTATAG
- a CDS encoding pyridoxamine 5'-phosphate oxidase family protein — MSKRFYDHLFTDAVQAMQEENGALGLYARQMAEEAPSNDTLGDKESQFISMRDGFYQATVSESGWPYVQFRGGPRGFLKVLNEKTIAYADFRGNRQYISTGNISHDDRIAMILVDYPNSARIKILGRAKLVEMKDDPTLMEKLNCGDYKGRPERAVVITVEGYDWNCPQHLPVRLTMEEMQPILAPFQQELASLKAENSKLKQRLDEIT, encoded by the coding sequence ATGAGTAAGCGATTTTATGACCATCTCTTTACCGATGCGGTGCAAGCGATGCAGGAAGAGAATGGTGCCCTTGGCCTTTATGCCAGACAGATGGCAGAGGAAGCACCATCCAATGACACGTTGGGTGATAAGGAATCCCAATTCATCTCAATGAGGGATGGATTTTACCAAGCCACAGTATCAGAGAGCGGTTGGCCCTACGTTCAATTTCGTGGGGGACCACGTGGTTTTTTGAAAGTATTGAACGAAAAAACAATTGCTTACGCGGATTTTCGCGGCAATCGTCAGTATATCAGCACTGGTAATATCTCACATGATGACCGGATCGCCATGATCTTAGTGGATTACCCTAATTCTGCCCGGATCAAGATTTTGGGGCGGGCAAAGTTGGTTGAAATGAAGGATGATCCTACGCTGATGGAGAAACTAAATTGCGGTGACTATAAAGGGCGCCCGGAGCGCGCAGTTGTCATTACAGTTGAAGGGTACGATTGGAACTGTCCACAACATTTACCTGTGCGTTTGACCATGGAGGAAATGCAACCTATTTTGGCTCCATTTCAACAGGAGTTGGCAAGTTTGAAGGCAGAAAACAGTAAATTGAAACAAAGACTTGATGAGATTACTTAA
- a CDS encoding Lrp/AsnC family transcriptional regulator, with protein MVNIDEIDQKILTELQRDTDLPVETIGERVGLSRNACWRRIKALQSTGVIRKRVALLDPDKIGLGLSVIMQIKAAHHNAAWLEKFARTTRALPEVQGVYRMTGDLDYLIRARVADMADYDRFYQTLIARVPMGDVSASFVMEEIKETTELPLNRI; from the coding sequence ATGGTGAATATTGACGAAATAGATCAAAAAATATTAACAGAACTGCAACGCGATACCGACCTTCCAGTAGAAACCATTGGCGAACGCGTGGGGTTATCACGAAATGCCTGCTGGCGTCGGATCAAAGCGCTACAATCAACAGGTGTAATCCGCAAACGTGTAGCCCTGCTGGATCCAGATAAGATCGGACTAGGGCTAAGTGTAATCATGCAAATCAAGGCAGCGCACCATAACGCCGCATGGTTGGAGAAATTCGCGCGAACGACCCGTGCCCTGCCCGAAGTACAAGGCGTCTACCGGATGACAGGTGATCTTGATTACCTGATCCGAGCGCGTGTCGCGGATATGGCCGATTACGACCGATTTTACCAAACGTTGATCGCCCGCGTACCTATGGGCGATGTTTCGGCCAGCTTTGTGATGGAAGAAATCAAAGAAACAACAGAACTCCCTTTAAACCGAATTTAA
- a CDS encoding DUF6356 family protein produces the protein MLNKVFLEHPRKVDETYLEHAVFAGKFSFKLFAAAFAALVHAVIPVLFEKTASKMIADMFAKTHNRG, from the coding sequence ATGCTGAATAAGGTTTTTCTGGAACACCCACGTAAAGTGGATGAAACCTATCTAGAGCACGCTGTATTTGCAGGTAAATTTAGTTTCAAACTGTTTGCAGCAGCTTTTGCCGCTTTGGTTCACGCTGTGATCCCAGTTTTATTCGAAAAAACCGCCAGCAAGATGATCGCGGACATGTTCGCCAAAACTCATAATCGGGGTTAA
- a CDS encoding class II glutamine amidotransferase: MCRWAAWIGDPIFLEELISRPDHSLIAQSQQADECKTATNADGFGVAWYDHRSEPGLYRDVYPAWSDPNLAAVAQQVKSRLFLAHVRASTGTATSRNNCHPFTSGHWSFMHNGQVGGFDGFRKSVDMGISDALYPERKGATDSEAIFLTALGLGLDRDTLTALKQAVCKIQYQSEMFGHSPHMRLSAAFSDGERLYAVRYASDNKAPTLYYRYCEELSGYMVVSEPLAPEQTDWIEVPQGMVCCFQDGEVHQQSFLTDRTAVAA; the protein is encoded by the coding sequence ATGTGTCGATGGGCAGCTTGGATCGGCGATCCAATTTTTCTGGAAGAGCTTATTTCCCGACCTGATCACTCACTTATCGCACAAAGTCAGCAAGCGGATGAGTGCAAGACTGCAACCAATGCAGACGGGTTTGGCGTTGCCTGGTATGACCACCGATCAGAACCTGGGTTATACCGCGACGTATATCCCGCGTGGTCAGATCCGAACTTGGCAGCCGTGGCACAGCAAGTGAAATCGAGGTTATTTCTAGCACATGTACGGGCGTCTACAGGAACGGCAACTAGCCGCAACAATTGCCATCCCTTCACCTCGGGGCATTGGAGCTTTATGCACAATGGTCAGGTCGGCGGCTTCGACGGGTTCCGCAAAAGTGTTGATATGGGGATTTCTGACGCGCTTTACCCCGAGCGCAAAGGGGCTACAGATAGCGAGGCAATCTTTTTGACCGCACTGGGGCTTGGATTGGATCGGGACACTTTGACTGCATTGAAGCAAGCAGTTTGCAAGATTCAATACCAGTCCGAGATGTTTGGTCACTCCCCACATATGCGTCTGTCCGCAGCGTTCAGCGATGGTGAGCGCTTGTATGCTGTGCGTTATGCTTCAGACAATAAGGCACCCACACTATATTATCGCTATTGTGAGGAGCTAAGCGGATACATGGTCGTGTCAGAGCCTCTTGCGCCTGAACAAACCGACTGGATCGAAGTTCCACAAGGTATGGTGTGTTGCTTCCAAGATGGAGAGGTTCATCAGCAGAGCTTTTTAACTGATCGAACTGCCGTGGCCGCATAG
- a CDS encoding multidrug efflux SMR transporter: MPKAYLLLMLAVMAEGVGTTSLQASQQFTKLWPSIGVVLGFGTAFYLMMLVLQYLPLGITYAIWSGLGICLTAFLAWVIYQQKLDLPAMLGMGMIIAGIVIINLFSNTASH; this comes from the coding sequence ATGCCCAAGGCGTATTTGCTTCTTATGTTAGCTGTCATGGCTGAAGGTGTCGGCACGACCTCGCTTCAAGCCTCGCAGCAATTCACCAAACTTTGGCCCTCGATCGGTGTGGTTTTAGGTTTTGGAACAGCGTTTTACCTGATGATGCTCGTGCTGCAATATCTACCACTTGGTATCACCTATGCTATATGGTCAGGGCTTGGCATTTGCCTCACAGCGTTTCTGGCGTGGGTTATTTACCAGCAAAAGCTTGATCTCCCTGCAATGCTGGGCATGGGGATGATCATTGCTGGTATCGTAATCATTAACTTGTTTTCAAACACAGCCAGCCATTGA
- a CDS encoding NADP-dependent isocitrate dehydrogenase has protein sequence MTKIKVENPVVELDGDEMTRIIWDFIKKKLILPYLDIDLKYYDLGIEARDETNDQITIDAAEAIKYHGVGVKCATITPDEARVEEFGLKQMWRSPNGTIRNILGGVVFRQPIICSNVPRLVPGWTKPIVIGRHAYGDQYRATDMKFSGPGKLTMKFVGEDGTVDEREVFDAPASGIFMGMYNLDQSIIDFARASMNYGLNLGWPVYLSTKNTILKQYDGRFLELFQQVFEEEFEDKFKAAGITYEHRLIDDMVACAMKWNGGFVWACKNYDGDVQSDTVAQGFGSLGLMTSQLMTPDGKIVEAEAAHGTVTRHYRQHQKGEETSTNSIASIFAWTGGLKHRAKLDGNTALMNFSETLEKVIVDTVESGHMTKDLALLVGPDQGWLTTMGFLEKIDENLNKALAG, from the coding sequence ATGACAAAGATTAAGGTCGAAAATCCGGTCGTCGAACTGGACGGCGATGAAATGACCCGGATCATCTGGGACTTCATCAAGAAAAAACTGATCCTGCCCTATCTCGACATTGATTTGAAGTATTACGACTTGGGCATTGAAGCCCGTGACGAAACCAACGACCAGATCACCATCGACGCGGCTGAGGCAATCAAATATCACGGCGTTGGTGTAAAATGTGCGACCATCACCCCAGATGAAGCGCGCGTTGAAGAGTTTGGTCTGAAACAGATGTGGCGCTCGCCCAATGGCACCATCCGTAACATTCTGGGCGGCGTTGTCTTCCGCCAACCGATCATCTGTTCGAACGTTCCACGTCTTGTCCCCGGCTGGACCAAGCCGATTGTTATTGGCCGTCACGCTTACGGTGACCAGTACCGTGCCACCGATATGAAGTTTTCGGGCCCAGGTAAACTAACGATGAAATTCGTTGGCGAAGACGGCACTGTGGATGAACGTGAAGTGTTTGATGCGCCCGCTTCTGGCATCTTCATGGGCATGTATAACCTTGATCAATCTATCATCGATTTTGCACGCGCCTCAATGAACTATGGCCTCAATCTCGGCTGGCCTGTGTATCTGTCGACTAAGAACACCATCTTAAAGCAATATGATGGCCGTTTTCTGGAGCTTTTCCAACAGGTGTTTGAGGAAGAATTTGAAGATAAATTCAAAGCTGCCGGCATCACCTATGAGCACCGCCTGATCGACGATATGGTCGCCTGTGCTATGAAATGGAACGGTGGCTTTGTCTGGGCTTGCAAGAACTACGATGGCGACGTGCAATCCGATACCGTGGCGCAGGGCTTTGGCTCACTTGGTTTGATGACTTCGCAGTTAATGACGCCTGATGGAAAAATTGTCGAGGCCGAAGCCGCCCACGGCACCGTGACCCGTCACTATCGCCAGCACCAAAAGGGTGAAGAAACCTCGACTAACTCGATCGCGTCGATCTTTGCCTGGACTGGTGGTCTGAAGCACCGCGCCAAACTGGACGGAAACACGGCACTGATGAACTTTTCTGAAACCTTGGAGAAAGTCATCGTTGATACCGTTGAAAGTGGCCACATGACCAAAGATTTGGCGCTTTTGGTTGGCCCTGATCAGGGTTGGTTGACCACGATGGGTTTCCTCGAAAAGATCGACGAAAACCTGAACAAAGCGCTGGCTGGGTAA
- a CDS encoding potassium channel family protein, which yields MKATSPFVILISSLVIIVSSATVFFHYLEGWSWIDSYFFTVVTLSTVGYGNLVPETEVGKIAASILIFTGIGIFALTIQSFASLTVKRRLRKSRDHRRKLAQNKQNKEGKDSESS from the coding sequence ATGAAAGCCACATCCCCTTTTGTCATTCTCATCTCTTCGTTGGTTATCATCGTGTCAAGTGCGACGGTGTTTTTTCACTATCTCGAAGGCTGGAGCTGGATTGATTCCTACTTCTTCACGGTCGTGACCTTGTCGACCGTGGGTTACGGAAATCTTGTACCAGAAACTGAAGTTGGAAAAATCGCAGCCTCAATTCTGATTTTTACAGGTATTGGGATTTTCGCGCTTACAATTCAAAGCTTCGCCAGCTTGACAGTAAAACGTCGTTTGCGAAAATCACGAGACCACAGACGTAAGCTTGCGCAGAACAAACAGAATAAAGAAGGCAAGGATTCTGAATCTTCATAA
- a CDS encoding DsbA family protein, translating into MVKLDIISDPICPWCYIGKTLLDKALIERPNHPFMMQWHPFQLNPDMPAEGMDRREYLETKFGGREAAIRAYAPVLERAEDAGLNIDFAAIKRTPNTLNAHRLIHWAGIEDRQIAVVMKLFKVYFEQGDDIGDIDVLADISDSVGMDASVTRKLLLSDADTDDIRARDAQFREMGITGVPAFIVAGQHAVPGCQPTELWLKVIDEITEQLNSVSSEAKA; encoded by the coding sequence ATGGTCAAGCTTGATATCATCTCCGACCCGATCTGCCCTTGGTGCTATATCGGGAAAACCCTGCTGGATAAGGCGTTAATTGAGCGCCCCAATCATCCATTTATGATGCAATGGCATCCATTTCAGCTAAATCCAGATATGCCTGCGGAAGGTATGGACCGCCGCGAATATCTAGAAACCAAATTTGGTGGCAGAGAGGCGGCCATACGCGCCTATGCCCCTGTGCTGGAACGCGCCGAGGACGCTGGCCTTAATATCGATTTTGCGGCCATTAAGCGTACGCCCAACACGTTAAACGCCCACCGCTTGATCCATTGGGCCGGGATCGAAGATCGGCAAATCGCCGTGGTAATGAAATTATTCAAAGTCTATTTTGAACAAGGCGATGACATTGGCGATATCGATGTATTGGCAGACATTTCTGATAGCGTCGGTATGGACGCCTCTGTGACACGTAAACTGTTGTTGTCTGATGCCGATACCGACGACATTCGCGCCCGCGACGCACAGTTCCGCGAGATGGGCATCACTGGTGTTCCCGCCTTTATCGTTGCGGGCCAACATGCCGTACCGGGATGCCAACCCACCGAGCTGTGGCTAAAAGTGATTGACGAGATCACCGAACAGTTAAATTCGGTGTCTTCCGAGGCGAAAGCTTAA